The genomic segment CTGGGCGAGGACGCGCTGCAGCTGTTCGCGCGTGCAGGCCTCGGCGTGGCGGGCGAGGCCCGGACGTCGCCGGAGCGGGCCGCGCGCGGTGTCTCCGACGGGGCGGATGACGCCTATTTCGCGGAGTTCGACGTGTTCGATGACGAGGACTGACGATGACTGATGGTTTCAAGGTGGTCACCGACGCGCTGCGGGCGGAGGCCATGCTCTGGCAGCAGAAGGCGGACCAGACTCAGCCGGTCGTGCAAGCGGTCAAGGAGACCTACCTGACCTGGACAGCGTTCTCGGTGATCGACGTCGCCGTGTTCCCGGCGCTGGCCAACGCCCAGATCCAAGCCCACCAGTACGAGGAGTTCCGCGCCTTCATGGAGCAGACCCTGCAGGGTGCGGCCACGGAGTTCAACCAGATCAGTGACGTACTGCGGCGGATCGCTGACGAGTACGACCGCACCGAAAGCATCACTGAGATCGACATCGGCAAGTTCTACGAGGCCTAGGGTTGGGTGATCGACATGTCCACGTCCGATGAGATGATTTCCCAGCTCAACGACAAGTTCAACGGCCTTGAGGACAAGGTGGTCGAGTGCGGCGACAAATACAACGCCGCCGTCCAGCACATCATGAACTGGCAATTCATGCTCGGTCCGGCGATGTTCCTCATCAAACCGGCGATGGATGAGATCCGGGAACATCTGGCCAAGGTGGGCCAGTTGGTCCAGACCGCGGTCACTCACCACGCGCCGGTGGTGTCGTTGATCGTCCAGTCCTTCAACTGGGTGGCGAAGATCCAGGCGCCGGTGAACGGGCTGGCCCACCAGAAGACCGACCTGGCCTACCAGTGGGAGGGCAAAGCGGCGGCGAAGTACCAGGACAAGGTCACGGCACAGAACGACGCGATCAAGGCCTACTCGGCCAAGTCGGACAATGTCAGCAAATGGCTCATGGAGATCGCCCAGTACAACGTCGAGTACATGACCAAGCTGGCCGAGGTGGTCACCAGCTTCCTGGGCCAGCTCGTCACGGTCGCGATCGAGACGGCTACGGTCATCGAGATACCGTTCGCCGTGGACAAGCTCGCGGGCGCGATCGGCCAACTCGCCACTGACATGATGAACAACCTGGTGGGCGTCGCTGAGCGGTTCGTCGCCGCGCTCAGCAAGGTACGCGAGCTCATGAGCCTGATGACCGACACCGCGTTGCCCGACCGGGCCTGGCCGCAGGCGGTCGAGGGCTGACCCGCAATAGTCGAGAAGGAGTCATGCGCACACATCTCTCCCGCACCCGGGGCTGGGCGGTCTTCGGCCTGGTGATCGCGGCGCTCGTCGGCGGCTGCGGCCGGCCCAGCGGTCCACCGCAACCCAGGCCCGCACCCCTCGCGACCACCACCTCGACCACGCCTCCGCCGCCGCTCAAGTACAACTCCGCCCAATTACCCAATTGCGCGACAATCCACGCCGAAGTACCCGGGCTACCGCCCCCCGAACGGGTAAACGACTCGACCGACAACGGCATTGCGCCCGGGCGAAGCTGCACCTTCCGGGGCATCGGCGATGACGAGTCCTACGCTGACCTCAGCGTCGCGGCCTGGGAGTACTCAGAGAACGCCTACGGCCCCCAGCCAGGGAACAAGCGGGCCAAAGAAGACTTCAACCGGCGCGCGACCCCACAGGACGAGCAGATCAGCGACCTCGGCATCGGAGCGGAGGCCCGCTGGTCAGACCCCGACGGCGGCAGGGCCGGCTGCCGACTGGCGGTCCTCGACGACAACGCGGTGATCAGCGTGTTCTACGTCTCCGGCAAGAACGATCCGCCACGAGGCGAGAAATGCCGGGCACGTACGACAGACCTGGCCACACAGCTCTACACAGCCATACAGCCACAGTAGACCGCCGCCACGTCCAGCCCGGCCAGGACGGAATTCCCGTCTAGCGCGAAGTGCCGCTGTTAGATCACCGCCGGCCCGCTTCCAAACCGAGGAGCACCGTGGCGGGTTAACACGTCCGCCGGATCACCGCCCGCTCAGCGGCATGAGTGGGCATCCGTGAGGTGGTGACGATTGGGCTCCACTCACGAGCCGGAGTAATCGGCCCACCGGCCCTTCTTCGGTCTGGTGAACCACTCTGCGGCGTGGCGGGCCAACTTTTCGATTGACGAGCCGTTCGCTGGGAGGAGCAGCCCGTCTGGCCCCGACAGGTCGACCAGAGCATCCTCGGCTCTCACTCCGTCGTCCCAGTTCAGGCAGGATGGGCTCCAGCCGCCGCGGATGCCGCTGTCGTCGAAGTCCAGGCGCAAGGTGTCGCGAATGGCATGGCCCTCGATGACGTCCAGGGACACCAGGAGCCAGGGAGTGCCGTCGTCGTCGGCATGTAGCCAGTAGTCCAGCCGTGGTACCAGCGCGTTCAGCGACGTCGCGAAGGCCAGTTCCGCTTCGGTCGGCGCACCCTCTCGCTGTCCACCCCAGTCAATGTCCTCGTCGGTCACCGGTCGAACCTACTGCGTCAACCGGATCAGCATCACTTGCTGAGATGGGCGGACGTTCACGCGGTGGGCGTGTCGGCCCTCATGCCGTGGTCATTCGCCAGCTCCTGAGATCGACAGTGTGCTGTCGGTTCGGGGGTTAGTGTTGGGAGGACGTGGAATCGGCCAGCGTACTCCCGGGCCGGGAGGCCGGTGTTCGCAGCGGGCCCTGATGGGCCCTACCCGTTGCGGAGCGAGTACCTCCGCGACCTGGTGCAGCAGAGCCTGGGGCAGCAGGCGGCGGGGTGTGGCCGAGTGGCCGCTGACCAGAGGCATCGCCCCTCATCGATCGCGGTTCGTTGATCCCCGAGGCGCTGCAGCATGGTGTGCGCCGCGCTCACGGTGACTGAGGCTGAGGTGCATCCTGTCAGTGAGGAGCGGCCACCGCAGGCACCACGGTGCCGCGCGCTGGACACGTAAGCTGGTGTCTACGTCACCCGGGGGGCTGTGACGGATGGTGTTTCGGCAAGGATCGCACGCGCGACCGGTTCCATGCGGCTTACGACGAGGCATTGCGGCACTGGCCGGTGCCCTGCACCGAACTTGACGTCGAGGCTTCGTGGGGTCCCAGCCACCACCTGCCTCGAGCGCATCTACCCGCTGACGTAAGCCACTCGGGCGACTACGACACGCCACGAACCCCACGCCCCAGCAGGATCACGCTGGGGCCAGCTTCCCCGCACACAGTAGCGGCACAGACAAGGACAACCAGTGCGACTGAGACGACGACTACTGGCAATCGGCGTCACCGCGGCCTCCGCGGCAACGGCCATCACCGCCCTACTGACGTCCCACCACGACCCGCAAGGCCGTGTCGACGGACCGGTCGCATCAGCGCCGCCGGGCGTCGCGGCAATTCTGGCTGACGCGCCAGAATTCGGGATCCGCAACCAGTTCATATGTACGGGCACACTGGTATCCCCGCAGCGAGTGATCACGGCGGCGCACTGTATCGACGATAAGCCGCCGTCAGCCGCCGGCGATTCCCATCTTCAGGGAAACCCGCCGATCTCGGCGATGACGTTCAAGGTGCGTGTGGGCTCGGTCGACCGCACTGCCGGTGGCGAGCTGGTGACCGTCAAGTCCCACAGCAGGCACCATGGATGGGACTGGGGCAGGGAAGGGGGCGCCATGGACGACATCGCGCGCCTGGAGCTACAGCGGCCCACGTGGACAGAGCCCGCTGAAGTCGCCCGCGAGGTAGCCACACCCGGGCAGCGCGTCGAGTTGTACGGCTGGGGCCCCGCCAGGGATCCAGCAGGTGAGCCACCAGCAATACTGCACAGAACCGAGATGTTGGTGCTGGACACGACGGCGTGTGCGGGCGCCGAGTTCCGGCCATCATGGGCGATCACCGAAAACGAGAGCTGCACCGGCCATCCCGACGGCGCGGGACCGTGCGCTGGCGACTCCGGCGGCACCCTGTTCACCCAAGCTGGCCAGGCCGTGTCCAGTACAAGCAGGAGCCATGGCATGTGCAGGAAGACCGTGTCAGCGAACACCTCGCTTCCGCAGTACCGCCCGTTCATCGTCGAACCGGTGGCACGGCGATCGAGGCTTGCGGTGCTCCTTCGCCGCCGCCCTCGGGCAGCCCGCGCACCGGCCGGGTGTCACCGACCCGGAACACGGTGACTTCGCTGGGCTGGTGCAGCCCGGCTGTAGCGAGATCCGCCTCGCCGAGAAGGTCCGCCAGCGCAGCGACATGAACGCCACTGTGAACGAATTGTGGCTTCTGGCCATCCAGTTCAGTCGGGCGCGAGAGGCACTGATCTCGGCCAGTCCCGACTTGCCCTCGGGCAGATCGCTGACCGAGCGCACGCGGGAACGGCTGCTCGGGCGTCGCGCTGCGCTGTTTCCAGCGAGCCGGCGTTGCCGGTCTCCCGTACGTGGCCCCCGGGACCCGCCCGGTGAGGCCTCAGAACTATCGGGAACAGTCAGGGCGTCCAGAGAACCGGGGTGGCGATCACCAGCCGGGGTGCGATGGGACTGTCCGGGTGCGGCAATTCCAGCATCTCGTTGGCAACCTCGACGACGGTTCCGGTGCGGTGCCACACCGCTTCGCCTGCCGGATTGACGCGCACACCGGCGGCGTCATCCTCGGCGCGGAAGATGAGCAGGTCCTCCCCTGCGGGTGCCCAGCGGCGGATGGCGCCGATGGCGACCACCTCGCCAGCTTCATTCTGGGGATGCCAGAACATCCAGCCTGCGGCGATGAGGCGGTGCAGGGTCTCATCGCTCATGGGTGTGTCCCCCGAGTCCGTGGTGGCCGCGGCAGCACGCGACGGCAGGGGGTCGCGCGGCCCGGGCAGGCCGGTGGGCGCCCTGCTCGACGCCAACCCCGGCGACGGGCATGATCACCCCGTTCAGCCTCCGCGAGATCGAGGCGCGAGGCCTGCTCGCCCTCGGGCGGCCCCGCGAGAGCCTGCACGTGCTGACCACCACCGAGACCGGAGAACCACCCGCGCCACAGTGGGCCGTCATCGACCGCGTGACCACCGGCGAAATCCTGGGCGCGATCGACGAACACGACGCCGCAGCCACCACCCTGCGCGAAGCGATAGAACTCGCCGAGCGGCACCGGCTGCCACACCGGCTCCAACGCGCCATCCGCGCCGCCGACCGCGGCGACCATCCCGACATCAGCGGTCACGGCAGCGAGGCACTCGACCGGCTCCACCACCAACTCGCACCAGAGCCGTAAACGGCCTCACCCGGTGTTCCGGAACGTCGGGAGTGGTAGCGCCGAGGACGCCATCAGGTCGTGAGTACACGGGCGCGCGGGCAGCGCGCGGCAGGACCGCGAGGCCGGGCCCGGTGCGGATCGTCCACCGCAGCGGCTCACCAGCCCTGCTACAGCTCGGCATGGTCACCTGCCGGGTATTTTTCGGCCAAGCCATGGGTGATCGCGCGCACCCCGGCTCGGTAGAGCTCGTCCCGCGCCTGCTCGTCCGGCACGGGGCCCTTGCTCGGCAGGGGATTGCGCTGGGGGCCCATCAGCTCCGCGCTGATCAGCCCGTGCATGGTGGTCCACAGTAGATAGGAGCAGGTGAATCCGTCCTCATCGGACGCACCGGGCGGTGTCGCGCGCCCGAGGATCGTGGTGAGAGTGAACTGCAGCACGTGGTGCCGCAACTCCGGGTCCGGATCGAAATCGGCGAGCGGGCGCTCGAACATGAACGCATACCGCGGCGGGTTCTCCAGGGCGAACCGGCGGTAGGCCACCGCGAGATCGAGGGCGTCCCGCTCGCGATCATCGGTGCAGGGCGGCAGCGCGGCGAACACCGCCCCGAGTTGTTCGAAAGCACGGTGGTATAAGGCCTGAAGCATCCCGGCCCGTCCGCCGAAGCGACTGTAGACCGCGATGGTGGAGGAGTCGGCGGTCGCGGCGATAGTGCGCACGGTCAACCCGGCCACGCCTTGGCCGGCCAGCATCTGGATGCCAGCCTGGAGGAAGCGCTCCCTGGTTTCGGCGGCCGATCGGGCCCTGCTGTTCCGTGCCGTCATGGTTCCCTGTTTCTGGGGGTGGTGACCGATTCCGCAGCCGCTTCGAACGCAGCGGGTCGGTCAGTGTGGCATTTCCCGTGTGGCCATCGCGTTACGGAGGAGGGGGCGTTGCGACGCGCTCGCGGGCAACGTGCCCCCAGCCGCACCGTGCTGAACGCCCCGTGTTAGCGGCACGAGCCCCGTGAAGGCCGGAGCCAGGTAGACGTTGGCGCGTCACCGACCGTGCGTGACCACGGCTTTCCGCGTCGCGTGGAAGCGAATTGTGCCCGCAGATGCGACTTGGGAGGGTGACACAGTGGACGGCTCGGGCGCAGTGCCGGTTTTCGGTGGCACGAGCTGAGTGCTGGCGTAACGCAGATCGAGGGCGGCCTGCATGCAGCCGGGGATCGACAGCGTGTGCAAAAGTACGCCTTCCTCGTAGAGACCGACCGCTTGCTGGGCACGAATCGGCCGGGCGTGGATGTACCGCGCGGTCGCGGGTGCAGGCCCGGGCGGTGCGGGGGGCCACTGCGGGTCCGGCATGCGCAGTAACGCCAGCGCGTCCTCCATCGTCGCACGGAGCGCGGAGACGTGACCGCCGTGGACTGTAGCCACCGATTCGCCGAAGTTCGTCCGCAGTTCAATCAGGTACTTTCCTGGGCGGGCACGGACCTCGAGTTCCTGGTTCGGCGTGCGCGGGCGCCGGTGCGCGGCGCCGGTCAGCCCCGCGGTGGACGCGGCAGCAGTGTCAGACCATCGACTCACAGGCAGCTCGCCCCCGCAGAGTAGATGGCACCCCGGCAGAAAGCCGGGTGCCGCAACGTCGTCACCGAGGACAGGCGCGACCGCGTACCGGCTGAGCGGTGCTCGGCAGGACGGCGACGTGCCAGGTGCGGTGCCCCAGCGAGGGCGGGGCAGGACTGTGCGGCGCGGGCCACGGCCCGGCACCGGCGCGCACGGCGTCCGGCCATGGGTGTGCGCTCCGTCCGCGCCTGGCTGCCGGCCGCGTTCGTCGTGCTCCGTATCAGCTCGCGCACGTCCGCTTCGCCCCTGGCCTGCGCGGAAAGGGCTCGCGCTGAGACGGCACCGTCCCGGGTGATCGTCGATGGTTGAGCCCGTCGCAGGTGCCAGCACGCCGTTCTCCACCTCGCGTGCAGCGTCGCTGCCTGGTGCGCCGCGGCGGTGGCGAGCGCGTCTCCGGTGTGGATGCATGCCCTGAGGGCGCGGCGGGTCGCGCCGGACCCAGCACGGCCCCGGCACCGCGCAAACGTACGTGGCGCCGGCGGTGAGCAGGTCACGACCGTGGGCGCGGCAGCGGCGGTGACCGACCAGGCTGTCACGGATCGTGCTTGTCCAGTGTGCCGTCGGCGTCGTGCCCTCCGGCAGCGGGGGAACACGGCTGGGAGGGCGGTGACGAGTGCGGCAGGGCACCGGAGGTGTCCCACCGCGGTGGGTCGGCGGGCAGGTCGCTGGCTGGCGATGAGCGTGGCGAAGGATCGGTGGATGCAGCGCATAGCACGGCGCCACCGCACGGCCCGCTCAGCGGGATCGACTCTGTCCGCCCAGGCGCGGATCACCGAGTCACCGGTCGTGCCAAGCGTGTGCGCCGCCAGTTCTAGGGCGTCGGCGCGGGTGAGCGGCCGCTCCGGCGAGGCCCAGCCCGCCAGGATGCAGGCCAGCAGCACGGCGTCGAGGCTCGCGGCCCGCCGGGCGGTGTCCCGATTAGACCGCCGGGGTGCGGTATCCGCTGGCTCCATCCGGAAGTGCCGTGCTTCTGCCGTGTCCGTGGTGATTGCCTCGGAGGCGGCGGCGGGGCCGTGGACCGGAACTGCGCGGGTGGCCGGATAGCCGATGATCACGAGTTCGGCGGGCATGTGGGCTCCGTGTTCTGCGCGGGCGCTTCGGCGCCCGGCACCATGGGAGTGAGGTCGGTGGTGGCGATGGTGTGCAGGGCCTGCAACACAGTGCGGCGCTGCTGCTCCGGCACGCCGGCGACGAGCGCGGCCGCGACGGCCTCGGCCGCCGGGGCGAGCTGGTCATACAGTGCCTGCCCGGCCGGGGTCAGGGTCACCGACACCGCCTGTCCGCGTGGGCTGCCCCGCGGCGCTCCAGGACTGCGCGGGTGAGCAGGTGTGTGACGGCCGAGGGGGACGCCCCGAGGGCGTCACACAGGTCGTTCTGGCTGCCCCGGGGACGGGCTGACACCGCCTGCAGCACCAGAAAGTGCGTCATGGTGATCACGGGGGAAACCGCCGTGCGCCACTGGCACGCGGTGTTCTGCCGGACACGCCGCAGCACACCGAGCAGGTCGAGTGCGCCGGGAGCTGCCGGGTCCCTGAAAGACACCTGCTCGCTGCGGGGAGCGTCCAGTGCGAACTGGTGTGACATCACCGGCGTCGCTCCATTTCCGTGAATACTGTCGACGTACCTGGAGCGTGCCGCGGCGAAGCGCGCTCTGGGATTGGTTTAGTCGGGTTGCGGCAGTACTGCGTGGAGAAAGCGCGTCGCTGACCTCGAGAATGAATTCAGCAAACGCGGCCACTATCAACGCGGCCGACACGATGGCGATCGCGGCGCATTCCGTAATGGCACTCATGGCTGTGCCCTCACACGACCCAGACGAGCCGCAATGGACCGAACAATGCCCGGCCGCGGCCGCCGCTGTGTGACGGTACCGAAGTCAACGAGGCCAACGCCGCCGTACTGCTGCGGCGCGCTCTGGGCCAGGGCGATGGCGGGGGAGTGGAAGTCGGCATTGTCGTAGGCGGGCAGGCTGTCACTTCCGGTGACCTGCGGCAGCAGTGTTCGGACGGCTGTGCTCGCGTGGTCCCATCTGACTCGCCATTCGCGATCTCCGCCGCCGCACCGTTCGCGCCACCTCGCTGCATGTGCGGCGGTGGGCGGCAAATGCATCCCGAGGACGGTGCAGAGGTAACTGGGGTCGGCCTCGCGCACCACGAGTGGGTTGCCGTGTTCGGCGAGTACGCACGCAGCCAGAAACGCCGGGGTGTGGGTGTCGACCTCGCCGAACGCGGTCGAGACTAGAACATGTGCCATTTCACGGGGTGTGATACAGGGTGTTATCGAGCATAGAGTCACGTTTCCTCCATCCTCGCCCACCGGAACGTGGGCCGTCCTGAGCGGACGGTGCCGTTCCTCGGCCGTCCGCGTCCTGTTCAAATTCTGGC from the Amycolatopsis magusensis genome contains:
- a CDS encoding S1 family peptidase, which encodes MRLRRRLLAIGVTAASAATAITALLTSHHDPQGRVDGPVASAPPGVAAILADAPEFGIRNQFICTGTLVSPQRVITAAHCIDDKPPSAAGDSHLQGNPPISAMTFKVRVGSVDRTAGGELVTVKSHSRHHGWDWGREGGAMDDIARLELQRPTWTEPAEVAREVATPGQRVELYGWGPARDPAGEPPAILHRTEMLVLDTTACAGAEFRPSWAITENESCTGHPDGAGPCAGDSGGTLFTQAGQAVSSTSRSHGMCRKTVSANTSLPQYRPFIVEPVARRSRLAVLLRRRPRAARAPAGCHRPGTR
- a CDS encoding TetR/AcrR family transcriptional regulator, whose protein sequence is MTARNSRARSAAETRERFLQAGIQMLAGQGVAGLTVRTIAATADSSTIAVYSRFGGRAGMLQALYHRAFEQLGAVFAALPPCTDDRERDALDLAVAYRRFALENPPRYAFMFERPLADFDPDPELRHHVLQFTLTTILGRATPPGASDEDGFTCSYLLWTTMHGLISAELMGPQRNPLPSKGPVPDEQARDELYRAGVRAITHGLAEKYPAGDHAEL